The Microbacterium sp. W4I20 genome segment CGGGCCGAACTCCCGCGCCGCGGAGATCACGATGCGGTCCAGAGCGCCCTTGGACGCGCCGTACGGCAGGTTTCCGGTGACGTGGTCGCTGGTGAGCGCGACGATCGCTCCACCCGTGTCGCCGATCTGACGCGCGAACGCCGCGATCAGCAGCAGGCTCGCCCGTGCGTTGACCGCGACGTGTCGGTCGAAGCTCTCGGCCGTCGTGTCGAGGATCCCGGACTCCACGTCATGGGCATGGCTCAGAATGAGCGCGGAGATCGTGCCGTGCTCCCGGGTCACCGCGTCGATCAGCGCCTCCGGCCCGTCGGCGGTCGAGAGGTCGGCGGGGTGATCGGCGTCGTGCAGGTCGCTGTTGACGACGGTCCAGCCCGCGGCGCGCAGACGCGGGACGATTCCTGCTGCGATGCTGTTCGCGCGCGCGGCTCCGGTGATCAGTGCGAGAGGCATCCGACCACGCTAACGGATGCCAGAGGCGTCAGAACCCGAGGCACATGACCGCGAGCCCGGCGGCCATCGCCCAGGCCTCGGTCGTCAGCAGACGCGCGGTGCGTCCGTGGTGCACCGGCTCGAGGAACCACTCCGCCACGACGGTCCACAGCACGACGCCGATCACCCCGACGACGACGACCACCGAGAGGAGACCCGACATGCCGTGACCGTGACCGTGACCGGTCGACGCCACCGCCTCGCCCGTCGACGCGGTCTCGAACGCGCAGAGCGCCATCACGAGCGAGACCAGTGCGCGGTGGCAGCAGGTGGCCGCGGCGGGCGTGCCACGCACCCCCATCGTGCCGATCATCGCCGAGACCAGCAGTGCGGCGCCGAGGATCAAGCCGGTGCCGGGTGCACCGTCGCTCACCGCCACCAGCAGCATCGCGACCGCCATCACGAGCGCCGATTGCTTTCCCTGCCAGGGAACGGCGCGCCACGCCGCCACACAGGCCGCGGCTGAGACGATCGCTGCCGCGGCCATCAGCCACGGCGCCGCCGGCAGAAGATGTTCCACTCGCGAAGTCTATTTACCGGCGGTGCGCCTCAGGCGTGAGCCACGATCGCGTCGCGCAGGATGCCGTCGGCAGCGGGGAGCACGCATCCGCGCGAAGTCGGGTGCGGTTAGCCTGAGGGGGTGACCGAGACCATCCACGCCCGCGCCGCCCTGCTCGACATGGACGGCACGCTTGTCGACTCGACCGCCGTGGTCGAGCGGCTCTGGCTCGCCTGGGCGGAGCCCCACGGGCTCGATCCGCAAACAGTTTTGAGCGTCGTGCACGGGCGCCAGGGACATCAGAGCATGGCGATCATGCTTCCGGAGCGCGACCATGCCATCAACCTCAGCGAGAACGACACCATGCTGGCGACGGAGACCGATGACACCGAAGGCGTGATCGAGATCGCAGGCGCTGCTGCATTCCTCGGCTCTCTGCTCCCCCACCCGCACGCCATCGTGACCTCGGCAAACGTTCCGCTCATGACGGCACGGATGATGGCAGCCGGGCTCACCGTGCCCGCCGTCGCCGTGACCGCGGAGAGCGTCTCCGCATCCAAGCCGGACCCGGAGGGCTTCCTGCTCGGCGCCGAGCTCCTTGGGATCGCGCCATCCGATTGCCTCGTCTTCGAGGATTCGGGCGCGGGTATCCAGGCAGGCCTCGCCGCCGGGATGCGTGTTGTCGGTGTCGGGAGGCATGCGCTCGCGCATCGTCCGACGTACTTCGTCGAGGACCTCACGCAGGTCGCCGTCGCCCCTGCTGTCGATGGTTTCGTGCTCACGATCCGTTGAGGCCCAAAGCCCCGACTGGTTCCGGACGACGTTCGCGGTGCGCGCTGCCGACTTCTCAGCGTCTCACCGAGTGCGGAG includes the following:
- a CDS encoding SDR family oxidoreductase codes for the protein MPLALITGAARANSIAAGIVPRLRAAGWTVVNSDLHDADHPADLSTADGPEALIDAVTREHGTISALILSHAHDVESGILDTTAESFDRHVAVNARASLLLIAAFARQIGDTGGAIVALTSDHVTGNLPYGASKGALDRIVISAAREFGPRGISANVLNPGPIDTGWMDDDTRTGLGGMTPLGRLGTPADVAAVVEFLVSDEGRWISGQLLKSDGAFSAEF
- a CDS encoding HAD-IA family hydrolase — encoded protein: MTETIHARAALLDMDGTLVDSTAVVERLWLAWAEPHGLDPQTVLSVVHGRQGHQSMAIMLPERDHAINLSENDTMLATETDDTEGVIEIAGAAAFLGSLLPHPHAIVTSANVPLMTARMMAAGLTVPAVAVTAESVSASKPDPEGFLLGAELLGIAPSDCLVFEDSGAGIQAGLAAGMRVVGVGRHALAHRPTYFVEDLTQVAVAPAVDGFVLTIR